One segment of Candidatus Fokinia solitaria DNA contains the following:
- a CDS encoding cation:dicarboxylate symporter family transporter: MNRIFQLIFFLTIIFIVLDDGKHMSIHLKEMLYTISINAKEIILFVLPFGVITLFVKNTAKIGMNMTRLVALTIAFIILSNTLNTLAAYIFKGMINTTFIATTNIGNAEKLNVLYRMTLPRFIPISLTIVLGIVIGIFVKNRGGDKIIERLDIALKGFFIFIRCMIPPYVIGAISQLQHDGLLTTLSANFPNAIVFLLITYGIYLSAISVICFRDPDELFQFIGKVIPIALLGGISMCSMITLPALLQTLKKKYNACNIAEIATPISINNHLVGDCITIPIISFIVGKMYGFPPIDLYSYIVFTIYFVITKFSVLAIPGGGIIVMLPILQHCFGYGERELSTITALYILLDCLITFINVFANAMFMVFLNRIVIRTGWKELQ, from the coding sequence ATGAATAGAATATTTCAGCTAATCTTTTTCCTCACAATTATTTTTATAGTATTGGATGACGGAAAGCATATGTCGATACATCTCAAAGAGATGTTATATACGATCAGCATAAATGCAAAAGAGATTATATTATTTGTATTACCATTTGGAGTAATCACCCTTTTTGTCAAAAATACTGCAAAAATAGGTATGAATATGACAAGGCTTGTAGCGCTTACAATAGCATTCATTATATTATCAAACACTCTCAATACGCTTGCAGCATACATCTTCAAAGGCATGATAAACACCACATTCATAGCTACAACGAATATTGGTAATGCTGAAAAATTGAATGTTCTTTATCGTATGACGTTACCAAGATTTATTCCTATAAGCTTAACGATAGTACTCGGCATCGTTATAGGAATATTTGTCAAAAATAGAGGTGGTGATAAAATAATAGAACGATTAGATATCGCTTTAAAAGGCTTTTTCATCTTTATAAGATGTATGATCCCTCCTTACGTAATAGGCGCAATATCACAATTACAACATGATGGATTACTTACCACACTTTCGGCAAACTTTCCTAACGCAATAGTATTTCTACTCATTACGTACGGTATATATTTGTCTGCGATAAGCGTGATATGTTTTAGAGATCCTGACGAACTGTTTCAATTCATAGGTAAAGTAATACCAATTGCGCTACTTGGAGGAATAAGCATGTGCAGCATGATAACATTACCAGCGTTACTACAAACTCTCAAAAAGAAGTACAACGCTTGCAATATTGCTGAAATAGCCACTCCAATAAGTATTAATAATCATCTTGTAGGAGATTGTATTACAATACCAATTATCAGTTTTATAGTAGGGAAAATGTATGGATTTCCACCAATAGATCTTTACTCATACATCGTTTTTACCATTTATTTCGTCATAACAAAATTCTCAGTATTGGCAATACCAGGCGGCGGTATCATAGTAATGTTACCAATTCTTCAGCATTGCTTCGGATATGGAGAGAGAGAACTCTCAACTATCACAGCGTTATACATATTGCTAGATTGTCTCATTACTTTCATTAATGTATTTGCTAATGCGATGTTTATGGTATTTTTAAATAGAATTGTTATAAGAACGGGTTGGAAAGAATTGCAGTGA
- the pdxY gene encoding pyridoxal kinase, translated as MILSFQSHVCYGYAGNSAATFIFQRYFLETIIVHTVYFTNHTGYGKSFGKIVSHEDIKTVLDGLWTMGFWQNIDAVVSGYIGSEMNGNALLEMIEKSAENSLKIPVFMDPVMGDVGRGVFVKDDVVSFFKKNVLKYADVITPNQFEAELLSEMKIENMEDAKKAAVRLYNGMKSRDSRRLVIIKSILHDVGNELSNLMFNGSEYFVITTKSYDFAMHNMRVPGGFGDVFMALFSSHYITTKDAVAALENATNSIFEITENTFQKKRGELDIIGCQEKIGMMRKSNKFVVKKM; from the coding sequence ATGATATTGTCGTTTCAATCGCACGTCTGTTACGGGTATGCAGGTAATAGCGCTGCTACCTTCATTTTCCAAAGATATTTCTTGGAGACAATTATAGTACATACGGTATATTTTACTAATCATACTGGCTATGGAAAATCATTCGGTAAAATCGTTTCTCATGAAGATATAAAAACTGTTTTAGATGGTTTATGGACGATGGGATTTTGGCAAAATATCGATGCTGTTGTATCAGGGTATATCGGTTCTGAAATGAATGGCAACGCCTTGCTTGAAATGATAGAAAAATCCGCAGAGAATTCATTGAAAATACCTGTATTTATGGATCCAGTAATGGGAGATGTCGGAAGAGGAGTATTTGTTAAAGATGATGTTGTAAGCTTCTTTAAAAAGAATGTTTTAAAATATGCCGATGTAATTACTCCTAATCAATTTGAAGCTGAATTGCTGTCAGAAATGAAGATAGAAAATATGGAAGACGCGAAGAAAGCTGCTGTGCGTTTGTATAATGGAATGAAAAGTAGAGATAGTCGAAGATTAGTGATAATAAAAAGCATTTTACATGATGTAGGTAACGAATTATCAAATCTTATGTTTAATGGTAGTGAGTATTTTGTGATCACTACCAAGTCGTATGATTTCGCAATGCACAATATGCGCGTACCAGGTGGATTTGGTGATGTTTTCATGGCTTTATTTTCAAGTCATTATATTACCACGAAAGACGCAGTAGCTGCGCTAGAAAATGCTACAAATAGTATTTTTGAAATTACAGAAAATACCTTTCAAAAGAAAAGAGGGGAATTAGATATTATTGGCTGTCAGGAGAAAATTGGAATGATGCGGAAGAGTAATAAGTTTGTGGTGAAAAAGATGTAG
- the dnaQ gene encoding DNA polymerase III subunit epsilon, producing the protein MERIAVREIVLDVETSGLNPENGDKIIEIACIEVLDRKTIGQSFHTYVNPNVTISEEAFRIHGISAEFLKQYKEFSKIADEFLAFIEDSVLVIHNAKFDIKFLNHELGQMPNKVQLSYDRVIDTLQIARAKYPGAQNSLDALCKRFSISLDEREKHGALIDVTLLARVFMNMMAPTQNEIFLTRTVRPETSIDAYNVTEIALSEEEKQKHIALIEKLNLNLWQIK; encoded by the coding sequence TTGGAAAGAATTGCAGTGAGAGAAATAGTATTGGATGTCGAAACTTCAGGTCTAAATCCGGAGAATGGCGATAAGATAATAGAGATTGCATGCATCGAAGTTTTAGATCGTAAAACTATTGGGCAATCCTTTCATACGTATGTTAATCCTAACGTTACAATATCGGAGGAAGCTTTTAGAATTCATGGTATTTCAGCCGAATTTCTGAAACAGTACAAGGAATTTTCGAAGATCGCAGACGAATTTTTAGCTTTCATAGAAGATTCCGTACTAGTAATCCATAATGCAAAATTCGACATCAAATTTTTGAATCATGAACTTGGGCAGATGCCGAATAAAGTGCAATTGTCTTACGACAGAGTAATAGACACACTACAAATCGCACGCGCAAAGTACCCCGGGGCGCAAAACTCCTTAGATGCTTTATGTAAAAGATTCTCCATCTCGCTAGATGAAAGAGAAAAGCATGGCGCTCTTATAGACGTCACTCTCTTAGCACGTGTTTTTATGAACATGATGGCGCCAACGCAAAATGAAATTTTTCTTACGAGAACAGTGCGTCCGGAAACATCTATTGATGCATATAACGTAACAGAAATTGCTCTTTCAGAAGAAGAAAAGCAAAAACATATCGCTTTAATAGAAAAATTGAACTTAAATCTTTGGCAAATAAAATAA